From a region of the Thiorhodovibrio winogradskyi genome:
- a CDS encoding SAM-dependent methyltransferase, which translates to MINRVRKWRELAASVGFLNWLFNPLQRKDVRSVYDLLLDQSPTEHARYLNLGYWARAKSLDEACDDLVRLVGERAFMCNKDQLLDVGFGFGDQDLLWWREFGPKRINGLNITASQVAVARARIAEQGLSRQIDLRLGSATAMPVAASSVDVVVALECAFHFQTRERFFAEAFRVLRPGGRLVLADIIPMPLVAGGRERWLQRWTWGLVAGKFAIPKANAYPLVTYREKLAGTGFATVEVESIRHQVYRPLHGHLREHPEILERLHPLLAFAVRMALKIDAETLFSGLDYVLASAVKPGGALGEQRDGD; encoded by the coding sequence ATGATCAACAGAGTGCGAAAGTGGCGTGAACTGGCCGCCAGTGTCGGCTTTTTGAACTGGTTATTCAATCCGCTGCAACGCAAGGACGTGCGCTCGGTCTATGATCTATTGCTGGATCAGTCACCAACAGAGCATGCGCGTTATCTGAATCTGGGCTACTGGGCGCGGGCGAAGTCGCTCGACGAGGCATGCGATGATCTCGTTCGGTTAGTGGGTGAGCGTGCTTTTATGTGTAATAAGGATCAACTTCTTGATGTCGGCTTTGGCTTTGGCGATCAGGATCTGCTGTGGTGGCGCGAGTTTGGGCCAAAGCGCATCAATGGACTGAATATCACGGCGTCTCAGGTGGCCGTGGCGCGTGCACGCATTGCCGAGCAGGGGCTCTCGCGGCAGATTGATTTGCGGCTGGGTTCAGCCACGGCCATGCCGGTGGCGGCGAGCTCGGTCGATGTGGTCGTGGCGCTCGAGTGCGCCTTTCACTTCCAGACGCGGGAGCGCTTTTTCGCCGAGGCCTTTCGCGTGCTGCGTCCCGGTGGACGCTTGGTGCTGGCCGATATCATCCCGATGCCGCTGGTCGCGGGCGGGCGAGAGCGCTGGCTGCAGCGCTGGACCTGGGGATTGGTCGCTGGCAAGTTCGCTATCCCCAAAGCCAATGCTTATCCGCTCGTGACCTACAGGGAGAAACTGGCGGGTACTGGGTTCGCGACGGTCGAGGTCGAGTCCATTCGCCATCAAGTGTACCGGCCGTTGCATGGTCATCTGCGCGAGCATCCAGAGATACTCGAGCGCTTGCATCCGTTGCTGGCATTTGCGGTGCGCATGGCACTCAAGATCGACGCCGAGACCCTTTTCTCCGGGCTCGACTATGTGCTGGCATCGGCAGTCAAGCCAGGGGGCGCTCTCGGAGAGCAGAGAGATGGCGATTGA
- a CDS encoding MlaE family ABC transporter permease gives MDLDPPAPEPTIALLRACDDPRELELHPRDLGDWDSSLAVFILKVRQSCETDGVACDLSALPEPLRALLDLAGSAPERGEAAAAEPARPGFLGRLGRDFIDLANATGEIMHFFGDGTLAVQRFVRGKSRFRLSEFWLIVESAGADALPIVSLVCFLVGMILAYIGNQQLAQFGARIYIADLVGLAMVIQIGALITAIVLAGRTGAAFAAQIGAMQANEEIDALRTLGVSPMEFLVLPRMLALILMTPLLTLYANLFGILGGLFVGTLVAGLTSGEYLMATRNAIALNHLAQGLISATVYGAIVAASGCLRGMQCGRSAAEVGRATTSAVVTAILFIVIAAAVLTVLFEAIGLS, from the coding sequence ATGGACCTGGATCCGCCAGCGCCGGAACCGACAATCGCGCTCCTGCGCGCGTGCGATGATCCGCGCGAGCTGGAGCTCCATCCGCGCGACCTCGGCGACTGGGACTCCAGCCTGGCGGTCTTTATCCTAAAGGTGCGGCAGTCGTGCGAGACAGACGGCGTTGCCTGTGATCTTTCCGCACTGCCCGAGCCCTTGCGCGCGCTGCTTGACTTGGCCGGCTCCGCGCCCGAGCGGGGCGAGGCGGCCGCGGCCGAGCCCGCTCGGCCAGGCTTTCTCGGGCGCCTGGGCCGGGACTTTATCGATCTGGCCAATGCCACCGGGGAGATCATGCATTTCTTCGGCGATGGCACCCTGGCGGTGCAGCGCTTTGTGCGTGGCAAAAGCCGCTTTCGGCTCTCGGAGTTTTGGCTCATTGTCGAGTCCGCCGGGGCCGATGCCCTGCCCATCGTCAGCCTGGTGTGCTTTTTGGTCGGTATGATTCTGGCTTACATCGGCAATCAGCAACTGGCACAGTTCGGCGCGCGGATTTACATCGCCGACTTGGTCGGGCTGGCCATGGTGATTCAGATCGGCGCCCTAATCACCGCCATTGTGCTGGCTGGGCGCACGGGTGCCGCTTTTGCCGCACAGATTGGCGCCATGCAGGCCAATGAAGAAATCGACGCCCTGCGCACACTGGGGGTTTCACCGATGGAATTCCTGGTGCTGCCGCGGATGCTGGCGTTGATTCTGATGACACCGCTCCTGACTCTTTACGCCAATCTGTTCGGCATTCTTGGTGGGCTCTTTGTGGGCACCCTGGTCGCGGGTCTGACCAGCGGCGAGTATCTGATGGCGACCCGCAATGCCATCGCGCTGAATCATCTCGCCCAAGGGCTGATCAGCGCCACTGTCTATGGTGCCATTGTCGCCGCTTCTGGCTGTCTGCGCGGCATGCAGTGCGGACGCAGCGCGGCCGAGGTGGGCCGCGCGACTACCTCGGCGGTGGTCACGGCCATTTTGTTTATTGTCATCGCCGCCGCGGTGCTTACAGTGCTATTCGAGGCGATCGGATTATCCTGA